caCACCCTGGGGatgttgattctctccttctacctggTCCAGTCAGCCACACGTTCTTAGGTTCATTGGCAGGCACTGTCACCCACTGAGATATCTTGCCAGATCTGCTTTTAGCTTCTTGAGACTCTGCATCCCACTGACTTGGAACTCAGGCTCACGCTCAGCAATTGTTGCCGTCCTAGGCTCTAGGATGACAGTGCCAGCCACCATATTTGGCTTGTTCTGGTGGTCTCCTATGAATAGGTCATGCAAGTGCATTGGTGTCTTTCACTAAGTATAACATTTGGGGGGTTCTCTATGATGTAGCACATGTTGGGCTTTTGTTACTTTCTGTAGCTAATTAGTATCCATCCTGTGGGGACCCCCCTTTCTTTTCAAGACCCAGAAAGAGTTTCAGCAACAGTGTTTTATACAAGGGTAAGCGGAGGCTACAGGGAAGTTTTGGCCAAGCCGGCTACTAAAAGATCTCAAAgaacctggcatggtggcacatgcttgccagcccagaactcaggaggaggaggcaagaagATTATAAGTTTCTGTGTAAGCGCAGCCTGGGCTAGCCACATAGAAAATCCCTGTGGcacttatatttttggttgtgattctagcctttaacagctgagtagtctttccagccccataactcccaccccacctccGACCATGGCACTTTTTATCTCAGAGACAGTGTCCAAGATCTGTATGTCCCTGAGCACATCACCTTACTGTTaagactcagtttccccagagGTTGGAGGCCTGCGTGAGCTCCATTAGGGACAGGTAGAAAGAGGTCACAGAATTACTTGCTAGCGGTGTACAGCCTTGGGAGAGGAGAAGGGTACAGTCTGAGGGGCTGACACTGGGGACGAAGTAGACATACTCAGAGAAATCTTTGGGGACACGTGCCCTCACCAGAGAGCTGGgcgggaaggagggagagaaaaaaaggaggaaggaaggggagaggaggagggagggggagaatgggagggaagaaggagaagggaaggggggacagaaggagggggagaaggggaggggggagggaagtaGATAAATAAAAGCAGGAATTCCTGGCCAATAACAGTGGGTGAAAAGGCCCGGAGGTATGAACAGGAGGACAAGGTGCACAGGCCACAGAACCACCTGTACAGGCCATCGATGAGTCCCTGTACAAAAGTCCCTACCTGACCCTGCCTACTGTCCCTCTGTCCACCCCCAGACAATGGCAgcagccaaggctagccttggccgGATCCTCCCAGAGTCCTCCGCCCTGTTCCTATGTGACATGCAGGAGAAACTTCGAGACAGAGTCCTCTACTTCCCACAGATCGTCTCAATGGCGGCTCGGATGCTTAAGGTACAAGACAACTTTGTGTTCCCAAGCCTGAGGAGTGCGGACTGAAGCAAGCCTTCCTCCCCGAAACACAGGATTCCAGGCCCACTCTCGTCCCTCAGACTCAGGGAATCTGGTTGTCAGCCCTCATCCTTGGGTCCCAACACAATGTTTTCCCTCCTATACAGGTGGCCCGGATATTAAACATCCCTGTCTTACTGACAGAGCATTACCCACAAGGCCTGGGCCCCACAGTCCCTGAACTGGGTGCTCAGGGCCTGCGAGCCATGAGCAAAACATCCCTCAGCATGGTACCCCCGCTTCAACAGGAACTGGACAAAATGCCCCAGGTGCAGTCCGTGCTACTCTGTGGCATCGAGACCCAAGGCTGCATTTTGGTGAGACTCTTCCTGGAATGTCTAATCTTCCTGCCCTCCCTATGTCCTTGCTTCTGACCTGGGGCCCTGGCCTTGACCTGAGACTTCCTCATCTGCTATTTCAGTCTCCACTTCTGGCCTGGGATCCCCATCTCCCCTATGGGGCCCAGTTCTGCTCATAGTCTCACCTTGATCCCTCTCTATGCCTTAGAACACAGCTCTGGACCTCCTGGACCGAGGGCTACAAGTTCATGTCGCAGTGGATGCCTGCTCTTCTCAAAGGTGAGATGGTCACCTTATGGTGGGCATATGTTGGGGACATCTGGGGCACTGGTCATGTGTGTCCTATTGTGAAAGATGTTTCCTTAGGAATCCCAACACACAGACACCTACTTACCCCAGAAAGGGAATGGACTACCTACCAAAGTAACCATTGCACCAATGTTGAACTCAGTGAGCCagtgagttatttttttaattatttttttaatttattttatgtactttggTGTGAGGGTGTCATATTCCCCTGGAATCTGTTGTTAACCGATAcctatgagctgtcatgtgggtgctgaggattgaacctgggtcctctggaagagcaaccagtgctcttaaccacactGGGCCAGTGAGTTTTTACTGGGGTCACTAACAGGAGTATGGATGAGTGGTGGACTCAGAAACAACGGCTTCTCTGAAGGGCCCCAGTCAGCACAAGTGTGGGACTCAGGAGAGCTGCAGGCCTGGCTTCCTCTGCACAGCTTGCAGACAGTTCAACTGTCTGAGAACCTCTCCTTACAGCGAAGTCACTCTCCCCAGCTGCCCTGCAGCCGGTCAGTTTCCTGACTGCCCCTGTTGTTGGCCCCTTTTATAACGCAGGATAAGAGCCTCTGAGACGCTCCAAAGTTTCTTCTTTCCTGGGCATGTGgccttttaaaatttcatgttatgtgtatggatgttttgtttacatatttacatatatgtaaacaaaaccACATGCACACTTGCAGAAGTCGGAAGAGAGCCCCAgactctctggaactggagttacagttctTGAccatgaactgccatgtgggtgctaggaattgaacctgtggtttttgcaagagcagccagtgtgtgtgtgtgtgtgtgtgtgtgtgtgtgtgtgtgtgtgtgtgtgtatataaatatttatatatatatatatatcttttatttatatgagtataccagaagaaggaatcagatcccactacagatggttgtgagccaccatgtggttgctgggaattgaactcaggacctctagaagagtagtcagtgctcttaaccgctgagccatctctccagctccacggccagtgttctttttgttgttgttattgtttggtatggtttggtttttgtgttttgtttttttttttttccgagacaaggtttctctgggttcccctggctatcctggaactcactctgtagaccaggttggcctcaaactcagaaatccacctgcctctgcctcccaagcactgggattaaaggcgtgcgccaccactgcctagcttgcagccagtgttctttaccactgagccatctccctagccctgcaTGTGGTCTCTTGTTTACCTTCTGAGCCTTACCTGGAGAGAAGGAAGGTTCCAGTTGAGAGAAAAACTGTACAACACAGATGTGGCACAGCGTAGACACGCGCCCTCTCTCCTGCTGCTCTGTCCTCCGTAGTGAGATGAACCGGCTGATGGCACTGTCCAGGATGAAGCAGAGTGGTGTCTTCCTGTCCACTAGTGAAATGCTGATTCTCCAGCTTTTGAAGGATTCTGCCCACCCACAGTTCAAGGAGGTAAAGGCCCTCCTCTGTCACCCAGGCATAGAGGacatatttttcttcctctttccatgttttttttttagtttaactttgttttattatacattttccctgtatatatgtctgtgtaccatttgTGTGCATGGTGCCTAGTTGccttcaaagaccagaagagggtattggatttcCTGAACGGAAGTTATAGATATTTGTGAGCTATGATGTGGGAACTGGGagtcaaatctgggtcctctggaagaacagacactactcttaactgctgagaaatttctccagccccattttattttttgagacaaggcctcatgtagcccaggctgacctcaaactccctcTGTATCTAAGGATGACGTTGTCTTTTTGATCATCCTACATCTACCTTCTGTGTGCTGAAATTATAGCTGAATACCACCATGcccatatatttatgtatacatatgcaggtaaaacacatatacacataagaatatgaatatatatatatatatacacatatataaaatatatatataaatatataaatatatttattaaatttattaaattaaataagttaaaatatatttattaaatatataaatatatttatatatttaaatatataaatatataaatataaataaatatatatgtatatgtgtatatatgtatatatacatacatatatgtatatatataaatgtatacatatatacacatgtgtatgtatatgtatatatatacatatatgtatacatattcaattatatatataattacacatatatacatatatatgtatacagattcaattatatattgtatatatagatatatatacaatatatagtatacatatataatatattaatatattatatataatatatatgtatacatgttcaattatatatatattcatattcttatgtgtatatctgttttacctgcatgtatgtgtggggacAAAATGCACACAgttcctacagaggccagaaaaggacatcagatctcgATAGAACTAGAATCACAGTCAGTTTTGAGCTACcatgagtgctaggattccaacccaggttctctagaaaataggccagtgttcttaactggtAAGCCATCTTCAGCCCCCacattattatgtttttatttatgtgtatgcgtgcgtgcatgtCCAGATATGCACCCCATTAGACcacctggagctggggttacaggggGCTGTGAGACACCGACATTGGTGCTGAGAACTATATcctggtcttctgtaagagcagcaagcattcttaacaaTTGAACCCTCTCTCTGGCCCCATGCTTTTCCCTAGCTCTGTGGCTGCCAAGAAAAAACCCTACTGACTGTATCTCCAACCTTAAACTGTATCTCCAACCTTAAACTGTATCTCCAACCTTAAACTGTATCTCCAAccgtccttttaaaaaaaaaaaaaaagtgtgagtgcaggtatgtgtgtgcatctgtgcatgtgtgtgcatgtgtgcacatgcgtgagCTTGGGCCATGCAGTGCATGTGCAGGTGTGATtaaagaacaacttttgggagtcagttctctcctacctgATGGGCTCtagggaattgaattcaggtggCTGGGCtggaattgaaaatattttcacctcTTAAGGAATTTTGCTGagccccttcctcttcctccctttcccttcttcctcctcccgattccctcttttctttcttttcttcttctcctcttcttcctcctccttccttcactacttttttgatttttgttttgttctgttttctttgtttggttggttttgtattgtgagacagggtttctctctgtagccctggtcatccagactaagctggcctcaaactcagagtactgggactaaatgcatgtgccaccattgcctgacttttattatttttaaccagGATCTTgatctgtagcccagactgacctcaaactccagaCAATCCTCCAGACTCAGCTTccatgtttttcctttctcagattGCTATGTTTAttcaaaacactcttcatgagacttaaccagagaacaaagtctctgtttggctttttgagacgtcctttgtcaatgcaattaatctaaatctcttcacctcaGCCTCagacagactcttcagacaagggcaaaaagcagcctcattcttcaccaaaataccacaagaacAGTCTCTTGGCCACACATTGAAATTCTCCTCCTTTGAAACCTCTAGAACCAGgcttccacagttcaaatcaccctcagcaacaaagtctttcatcttcctactaggatagccccacttaaaacattccactgctttccaaatcccaaatcccaaaatccacattcttccaaacaaaagcatggtcaggcccaTCACAGAAATACCCCAGTCccagtaccaacttctgtcttaggattttacttctgtgaacagacaccatagccaagacaactcttacaaggacaagatttaattggggctggcttacaggttcagaggttcagtccattatcatcaaggtgggagcatagcagcgtccaggcagacatAAGTCTGAAGAAGCTGAGtgttccacctcttgttctaaAGACagctaagagaagactggcttccaggcagcttggaccaaggtcttaaagcccacacccacatgacacatctactccaacaaggccacaccttctaacagtgccactttcTTGGCCGTACATATACAAAACCATcacaaatatgatcaaaatactttATACGAAGTcctcaattaattaatttttgtttgttcacttgtcttttgaaacagggtctctctatgtagcccagagtatcttggaactcactctctagaccaggctggtctctagttcacagagatccacctgcctctgcctcctgagtgttagggtTAAAATGGTACACCATTACATCCAGCCttaaaaatactatttcttttttaagcaTCAAATCCAAGGTTgtacatggtggtgcatgcctctaatcccagcacttggtaggcagagacaggcagatctctgtgagttcaagatcagcctagtctacaagtgagttccaggatagccaggggttaaacatacagagaaaccctgtctcaaaaaaaaaaaaaaaaaaaagcaaagccaatCTGAGAGGTTCAGGGAGATGGCCCAGTTGGTAAGGTGCTTTCTATATCAGCATAAGGATCTGCGTTTacatccccagaatccacataaatgcTGGTTGTTGCagtgagaagacaggaggaaTCCCTAGTTCAAGGGGAGACTGACTGTCTTAGGGCTTCATTGCTctgagagacaccatgaccaaagcaacaacCTTtatgtagtgacaattttggaattttggtttctttaaaaacacagaaatgccgggcggtggtggcacacgcctttaatcccagcacttgggaggcagaggcaggcggatttctgagttcgaggccagcctggtctacagagtgagttctaggac
This genomic stretch from Arvicanthis niloticus isolate mArvNil1 chromosome 30, mArvNil1.pat.X, whole genome shotgun sequence harbors:
- the LOC143440826 gene encoding isochorismatase domain-containing protein 2B → MAAAKASLGRILPESSALFLCDMQEKLRDRVLYFPQIVSMAARMLKVARILNIPVLLTEHYPQGLGPTVPELGAQGLRAMSKTSLSMVPPLQQELDKMPQVQSVLLCGIETQGCILNTALDLLDRGLQVHVAVDACSSQSEMNRLMALSRMKQSGVFLSTSEMLILQLLKDSAHPQFKEIHKILKEPVPDIGLLGFFQGKNNSLLPNSRP